The proteins below come from a single Chelmon rostratus isolate fCheRos1 chromosome 10, fCheRos1.pri, whole genome shotgun sequence genomic window:
- the LOC121612206 gene encoding protein SOGA1-like, protein MMGETTEDLVREVDDLRSENEYLKDEVEELRCEMLEMRDMFQEEEVYQLQELRLQLEQANKTCRILQYRLRKAERRSIRVAQTGQVDGELVRSLEHDIKVAKSVSLRLYNELEVVQKKNSQLEWENEALREKTQELEVARQVLQAEVEKARESTLKKKSIRSTSSKAEKRLSQQIEDDSADLRCQLHFAKEELALMCKKLTKLVSESEAMREELAKYRSAYGDLDVTQSPGGKQNSARAREAEVKVHLKLVEEEATLLSRRIVELEVENRGLRAEMSDLREKMGRGGAEEEEEENREVLEENASASSPVKDKEGGLKRGCKYEQVQDKEAEKKSEVEASLLCSQSQTEGSIAACHITREGPVGGEWDPSDSPESDNNTNAHRGLKGMMSKDYETLLALRDHSCILSSAIQLLTMPPKNGHSSSPSCALTSPTEVDSNGKAQKIALPGPLNEALELLQAMLLAFIGRVETLLTGEDFGKFSSHKDGHVWDSSTFLFLSGDGDVDALNKQECVEDLRTTEVKEREKQMRKAASFQCDLIHSCRDPKMQLCLQILQILHQWCEVKGPDLEGKEGKDKTMSLLRGLLQDLGAELRDERIEFDREAKSTQGKAAECAVSRIFHDERHSEADRMCSSRRERLKRQFPPHACTRKNWCYLSQEAAQLDQEDPVKTWDHLIMPLSFPDLDFEQMSLERSHTAPEKSAFRIYYSPPSARRVQLAQRKQSPVADRESIDTTSPWCTPPTSFSTLCLGSSANLSDDMKEMTAGWRQTVHTSSQDRRGRSQGRWVDVACSGTQTHLKPQMVSVGLQTDGTHGSVGMRGSPSRVLSTSLVSARSHHISTSLDRVPGRVERSRASTSSPKLYRRHSTSGASSLPSSTSVSSSSSSSSSASASRDRALWNLNHQSHTGLSWTRQTSHRAGAGQTHSSLSSTKPPSKSAGANRYGMVTEFLRRVSGRAEKPVPGSGQKTKSGLKNLERVPARPPAAPLHRNDSVTRIVNQRFMKQREEAIRAQREEKGGSLNHSVRHSLSPVSTEDGNYDCSSSSTLTFCFARSTRSTQRQTTNQSKVQRHRDSAAVNAAADSEL, encoded by the exons ATGATGGGAGAAACAACCGAAGATCTTGTCAGGGAGGTGGATGATTTGCGATCAGAGAACGAGTACTTGAAA gatgaggtggaggagctccGCTGCGAGATGCTGGAAATGCGTGACATgttccaggaggaggaggtgtaccagctgcaggagctgcgCCTGCAGCTGGAGCAGGCAAACAAGACCTGTCGCATCCTGCAGTACCGCCTCCGCAAGGCCGAGCGCCGCAGCATCCGGGTGGCTCAGACGGGGCAGGTGGACGGGGAGCTGGTCCGGAGCTTGGAGCACGACATCAAG GTTGCAAAGAGCGTGTCCCTGCGGCTGTACAACGAGCTGGAGGTGGTGCAGAAGAAGAATTCCCAGTTGGAGTGGGAAAATGAGGCGCTGCGGGAGAAGACACAGGAACTGGAAGTGGCCAGGCAGGTCTTACAGGCCGAGGTGGAGAAAGCCAGAGAG AGTactctgaagaagaagagcatcCGATCAACATCCAGCAAGGCTGAGAAGAGGCTCTCTCAACAGATTGAG GATGACAGTGCCGATCTCAGGTGCCAACTCCACTTTGCCAAAGAGGAATTAGCTCTCATGTGCAAGAAGCTCACCAAGTTGGTATCAGAGAGTGAGGCCATGCGCGAGGAATTGGCCAAATACCGCTCAGCCTACGGTGACTTAGACGTCACCCAATCGCCTGGAGGCAAACAAAACTCCGCCCGCGCCAGGGAGgcagaggtcaaagttcacctGAAACTGGTGGAAGAGGAGGCCACGCTCCTGAGCCGGCGCATCGTtgagctggaggtggagaaccGTGGACTGCGAGCGGAAATGAGCgacctgagagagaaaatgggaaGAGGGGGAgcggaagaggaggaggaagagaatcGGGAAGTGTTGGAGGAAAATGCGTCAGCTTCCTCACCGGTGAAGGACAAAGAGGGAGGTTTGAAAAGGGGATGCAAGTACGAGCAGGTACAGGAcaaggaagcagaaaaaaaaagtgaagttgAGGCATCTTTGCtttgcagccaatcacagactgAGGGGTCGATTGCTGCTTGTCATATAACTCGAGAAGGCCCTGTGGGTGGCGAGTGGGACCCTTCAGACAGTCCTGAGAGTGATAACAACACAAATGCTCACAGAGGTCTCAAAGGAATGATGTCGAAGGACTATGAAACCCTTCTAGCTCTCAGAGATCACTCCTGCATTTTGAGTTCAGCCATCCAACTCCTGACGATGCCACCAAAGAACGGCCACTCCTCGTCTCCTTCGTGTGCTTTGACCTCTCCTACAGAGGTGGACTCGAATGGCAAAGCACAGAAGATAGCCCTACCAGGGCCTTTGAATGAGGCTTTGGAGCTCCTACAAGCCATGCTGCTGGCTTTCATCGGGAGGGTGGAGACGCTTCTAACAGGAGAAGATTTCGGCAAATTCTCCAGTCACAAGGACGGACACGTTTGGGATTCCAGCActttcttgtttctctctggaGATGGTGATGTGGATGCTCTAAATAAGCAGGAGTGTGTGGAAGACCTCCGCACCACAGAGGttaaggagagagaaaaacagatgagaaaagCAGCTTCCTTCCAATGCGACCTCATCCACAGCTGCAGGGACCCAAAAATGCAACTTTGCCTGCAGATTCTTCAGATCCTCCATCAGTGGTGTGAAGTGAAAGGACCTGACCTGGAGGGAAAAGAG ggTAAAGACAAAACCATGTCTCTGCTGCGGGGGTTGTTGCAGGACCTCGGCGCAGAGCTTCGGGATGAGAGGATTGAATTCGACAGGGAAGCCAAGTCCACGCAGGGAAAGGCAGCTGAG TGTGCCGTCAGTCGTATCTTTCATGATGAGCGACACTCTGAAGCTGACAG gatGTGCAGCTCAAGAAGGGAAAGACTTAAGCGACAGTTTCCTCCGCACGCCTGCACGAGGAAGAACTGGTGCTATCTGAGCCAGGAGGCTGCCCAGCTGGACCAAGAGGACCCCGTTAAGACGTGGGACCATCTAATCATGCCGCTTAGCTTCCCTGATCTTGACTTTGAGCAGATGTCCCTGGAGCGAAGCCACACTGCCCCGGAGAAGTCAGCCTTCCGCATCTACTACAGCCCCCCTTCGGCTCGCAGAGTCCAGCTGGCTCAGCGGAAGCAAAGCCCCGTTGCAGACAGAGAATCTATCGACACAACCTCTCCCTGGTGCACGCCGCCGACCTCCTTCTCCACGCTCTGTCTGGGCTCATCTGCTAACCTGAGCGATGACATGAAGGAGATGACAGCCGGCTGGAGGCAAACGGTTCACACCAGTtcacaggacaggagaggaagatCACAGGGGCGGTGGGTGGATGTGGCCTGCTCGGGTACTCAGACCCACCTGAAGCCACAGATGGTGAGTGTTGGTCTGCAGACAGATGGGACACACGGGTCAGTTGGTATGAGAGGCAGTCCCTCCCGAGTCCTGAGCACCTCCCTGGTCTCCGCCCGCTCTCACCACATCTCCACCTCACTAGACAGGGTGCCAGGCAGAGTCGAGAGGTCCAGAGCCTCCACCTCCTCGCCTAAACTGTACCGAAGACACTCTACATCCGGTGcatcctctctcccttcatccacCAGTgtgagctcctcctcctcctcctcctcatctgcatCCGCGTCTAGAGATCGAGCACTGTGGAACCTGAACCACCAAAGCCACACTGGCCTCTCATGGACCCGACAAACCAGCCACAGAGCAGGTGCAGGACAGACCCACAGCTCTCTGAGCAGCACCAAGCCTCCCAGCAAATCTGCAGGCGCCAACCGTTACGGCATGGTCACGGAGTTCCTGCGCAGGGTCAGCGGGCGGGCAGAGAAACCGGTACCGGGGTCGGGGCAGAAGACGAAGAGCGGACTGAAGAACCTGGAACGCGTTCCAGCGAGGCCTCCTGCCGCTCCGCTGCACAGGAACGACAGCGTGACAAGGATCGTCAACCAGAGGTtcatgaagcagagagaggaggccaTTCGGgcccagagagaggagaaggggggcAGCCTGAACCACAGCGTCCGACACAGCCTGAGTCCCGTCAGCACAGAG GATGGAAACTAcgactgcagctccagcagcaccttGACCTTCTGCTTCGCCCGCTCAACTCGCTCCACCCAGAGACAAACGACAAACCAGAGCAAAGTCCAGCGACACCGAGACTCGGCTGCAGTCAACGCGGCTGCAGACTCAGAACTGTGA